One window of Paenibacillus sp. FSL K6-3182 genomic DNA carries:
- a CDS encoding spore germination protein, with protein sequence MLKNDLNQTDYPIFDGNNPKTFVNQIKDILHNPPDLVIHTFTLSKNLHGFCVFIETLVDKNKIEHELLHFLSEEPIYSELDSSENIINTLQSRIPFSSISFTTDFHRCVQSLLKGKCLLVISKSRHVLLLDASMTPHRNVTEPLIESTVQGPQEGFTEDIAVNLSLLRKRIKNIHFRIEQFIIGTETETKVSLLYLGSLAPVAVVDEFRKRVRSIQIDSILDSTYVEEWIQDKTISPFSTLLKTERPDVMASHLLEGRVGVLVDGTPDALVGPVTFFQFFIAPEDYYQRANIATLLRWLRMLSFMLSVFVPSLYIAVVSFHQEFLPHSLLINLSAQRVGVPFPAFVEAIIMMVMFEVLREAGLRMPRIAGQAISIVGALVLGEAAVSAGLVSAAMVIVVAVTAISNFVAPSYSFGITQRLLQFFYMALAGFMGFFGLLCGVLFTVVHLASIKSFGVPYLSPVAPTSLSDWKDLLIRVPRPWMKTYPQINQTRRKQRGSS encoded by the coding sequence ATGCTAAAAAACGATTTGAATCAGACCGATTATCCTATCTTTGATGGTAACAATCCAAAAACATTTGTTAACCAAATAAAGGACATCCTACACAATCCGCCTGATCTAGTGATACACACTTTTACTTTATCAAAAAATCTTCACGGTTTTTGTGTTTTTATTGAAACATTAGTCGATAAAAATAAAATTGAACATGAATTACTTCACTTCTTATCCGAAGAGCCCATCTACAGCGAGTTGGATTCATCGGAGAACATCATCAACACGTTACAAAGCCGAATTCCCTTTAGTTCTATTTCATTTACCACAGATTTTCACCGCTGTGTTCAAAGTTTGCTGAAGGGAAAATGTTTGTTAGTTATCTCTAAGTCACGCCATGTGCTGTTGCTTGATGCGTCCATGACACCTCACCGAAACGTAACGGAGCCCTTGATAGAATCTACTGTTCAAGGACCGCAGGAAGGGTTTACAGAAGATATTGCTGTCAACTTATCTCTCCTACGCAAACGAATCAAAAACATTCATTTTCGGATTGAGCAGTTCATAATCGGTACGGAAACGGAAACGAAAGTCAGTTTACTCTACCTGGGGAGTCTTGCCCCTGTAGCAGTAGTAGACGAATTCCGAAAACGCGTCCGTTCGATCCAGATCGATAGTATTTTGGACAGCACTTATGTAGAAGAGTGGATTCAGGATAAAACCATTTCCCCTTTTTCTACTCTGTTGAAAACAGAACGGCCTGATGTTATGGCGTCTCACCTGTTGGAAGGACGGGTTGGTGTGCTCGTGGATGGAACTCCAGACGCGTTGGTCGGTCCGGTCACTTTCTTTCAATTCTTTATTGCACCGGAAGATTATTATCAAAGAGCTAATATCGCCACTCTCCTGCGCTGGCTGCGAATGCTTTCTTTTATGCTGTCCGTATTCGTTCCTTCTCTCTACATTGCCGTCGTATCCTTTCATCAGGAGTTCCTTCCACATTCTCTATTAATCAACCTCTCAGCACAGAGGGTAGGGGTCCCTTTTCCCGCTTTTGTTGAAGCGATCATCATGATGGTCATGTTTGAAGTGTTACGCGAAGCAGGTCTTCGAATGCCTAGGATCGCTGGACAGGCCATTTCCATTGTTGGCGCGTTGGTATTGGGAGAAGCGGCTGTTTCAGCAGGGCTCGTTTCGGCCGCAATGGTTATTGTTGTAGCGGTTACGGCGATCTCCAATTTTGTTGCACCATCCTATAGTTTCGGTATAACACAACGGCTGCTTCAATTTTTCTACATGGCGCTCGCAGGTTTTATGGGATTTTTCGGTTTATTATGCGGCGTGCTCTTTACCGTGGTGCATTTAGCTTCGATTAAATCGTTCGGGGTCCCTTATCTTTCTCCAGTTGCTCCGACCTCCTTATCTGACTGGAAAGATCTCCTTATTAGAGTACCTCGGCCATGGATGAAAACTTATCCTCAAATAAATCAAACAAGGAGAAAGCAAAGGGGAAGCTCATGA
- a CDS encoding site-specific integrase, with product MQGFSPNTLKAYALQLKMLVTELGDLDISEITLILLKENLAQQSDRLKPSSLGHRIRFVRSLFRFAYEETYLPHSDIICRIVEIRILFCT from the coding sequence ATCCAAGGGTTTAGTCCAAATACATTGAAAGCCTATGCCCTGCAGCTCAAGATGCTGGTTACGGAACTCGGGGATTTAGATATCTCTGAAATAACTTTGATTCTGCTTAAGGAAAACCTAGCTCAGCAGTCCGATCGATTGAAGCCAAGCAGTCTAGGGCACCGCATTCGTTTTGTTCGTTCCCTCTTTCGTTTTGCATATGAAGAAACATATCTACCGCATTCTGATATCATATGTCGCATTGTTGAAATCCGGATACTTTTCTGTACATGA
- a CDS encoding DNA alkylation repair protein, translating to MNENKGAEIKRSSKTENILPQINSKTKLGDLRKIAKVIKKDHELAMELWSTEEFLPRLLAILIMDKKLLSQEVLNKLDKDMQTHTFDERNNLMDWLMANQLTKDKKTIALMESWENSPSALQRRAFWYYQARLRWTGQTPPDDTADLLSTLEANITQEEPEVQWAMNFTAGWIGVYDEKNRARCIKLGEKAGLYKDEIVAKGCTPSYLPEFITIEVNKRQNN from the coding sequence ATGAATGAAAATAAAGGTGCAGAAATAAAACGTTCTTCAAAAACAGAAAACATTCTACCTCAGATCAATAGTAAAACTAAGCTAGGCGACTTACGAAAAATCGCAAAGGTCATTAAAAAAGATCACGAACTAGCTATGGAACTTTGGTCAACCGAAGAGTTTTTGCCCAGACTATTAGCAATCTTAATTATGGATAAAAAACTTCTTTCACAAGAAGTGCTAAATAAGCTTGATAAGGATATGCAGACTCACACTTTTGATGAGCGAAATAACTTAATGGATTGGTTAATGGCTAATCAGCTCACCAAAGACAAGAAGACAATTGCATTGATGGAGTCATGGGAAAATAGCCCTTCTGCTCTTCAAAGGCGAGCTTTCTGGTATTATCAAGCGCGATTGAGATGGACTGGACAAACACCGCCTGATGACACCGCAGACTTACTATCTACATTAGAAGCTAATATTACGCAGGAAGAACCAGAAGTTCAATGGGCTATGAATTTCACCGCAGGTTGGATAGGCGTTTATGATGAAAAGAATCGTGCACGTTGTATTAAACTTGGTGAGAAAGCGGGTCTTTACAAGGATGAAATAGTAGCAAAAGGATGTACTCCCAGCTATTTACCGGAGTTCATTACGATTGAAGTTAACAAACGACAAAATAATTAG
- a CDS encoding DUF3221 domain-containing protein, with translation MKQIFMLFLLFTSLFLSACNAKIESKQSSLSETNQSNSPEFIGYVTKIENQRALVVSSFSKEINQTRKEFYDAVWVSNIPSDVKVGEIVHVWFEGELATSYPGQGKAAKVKIAEIKKPEKAILSPDEIIRKALTNKDISNVNILVVKEVNYDEKSAVWTLRYKSAMITDGSLEELTIQVPDR, from the coding sequence ATGAAACAGATTTTTATGTTATTCCTTTTGTTTACATCACTTTTTCTTAGTGCTTGTAACGCCAAAATTGAATCAAAGCAATCCTCTTTATCCGAAACTAATCAATCCAATTCACCTGAATTTATTGGCTATGTTACGAAGATTGAAAATCAAAGAGCATTAGTAGTTAGTTCCTTCAGTAAAGAAATAAACCAAACAAGGAAAGAGTTCTACGACGCAGTATGGGTTTCAAACATCCCTTCAGATGTGAAAGTAGGAGAAATCGTTCATGTATGGTTTGAGGGTGAATTGGCTACTTCTTACCCTGGTCAGGGAAAGGCGGCGAAGGTCAAGATTGCCGAAATAAAAAAACCTGAAAAAGCAATACTTTCTCCTGACGAAATAATACGTAAAGCACTTACAAATAAAGACATTTCAAATGTTAACATCCTTGTTGTCAAAGAAGTGAATTATGATGAAAAATCAGCGGTATGGACTCTAAGATACAAAAGTGCAATGATTACAGATGGCTCATTAGAAGAGCTTACTATACAAGTACCTGATAGATAA
- a CDS encoding MFS transporter gives MQSQESSSRLWTKPFLILTLSTLLLFLNLQMLLAAFPAYVKSAFQADDMTVSLIISVFAGSTIITRLLTAQLMRKVRRNVILYAGLAAACLFTVMSVAAGSVGMLLVMRVGFGIGFGMASTIIPTLVSQIIPGKRMGEGIGYFGLSTSLAMSVGPIIGLSVMKHAGFTTLAMLGTATILLIFPILLLSRAIPPDTSKKTAPAAGSASKQLFHAKLLIPGLLNVILAVTYGGLLSFIALFGESVHLEQVGLFFLFNAIAVIIIRPVSGKIFDRFGHPAVLIPAAISVVSALMVLSYTTTMPMLILSALLYGLGFGSIQPTLQAWMLRSGTPQQYGMANSMFYNTTDLGIAVGALILGVVSSMSDYAFMYRISAGFMVLFLILYIVVRLLSAVRYKFKQSAGQTT, from the coding sequence ATGCAGTCCCAAGAAAGCAGTTCCAGGCTATGGACCAAACCGTTTCTGATTCTGACTCTTAGCACCCTGCTGTTGTTTTTGAATTTGCAGATGCTGCTTGCCGCTTTCCCGGCCTATGTGAAATCCGCTTTTCAGGCTGACGATATGACCGTAAGTCTAATAATTAGCGTGTTTGCCGGTTCAACAATTATTACCCGGTTATTAACCGCCCAACTTATGCGTAAAGTGCGTCGCAATGTAATTTTGTATGCGGGACTTGCTGCCGCATGTCTGTTCACCGTAATGTCTGTTGCCGCGGGTTCAGTCGGTATGCTGCTTGTCATGCGGGTTGGTTTTGGGATCGGGTTCGGAATGGCGAGTACGATTATTCCAACGCTGGTATCTCAAATTATTCCAGGCAAAAGGATGGGGGAAGGCATCGGTTATTTCGGCCTTTCAACCAGTCTGGCTATGTCTGTTGGACCGATTATCGGATTAAGCGTGATGAAGCATGCAGGATTCACGACACTTGCCATGCTTGGCACGGCAACCATCCTGCTTATTTTTCCCATTCTGCTGCTATCGCGGGCGATTCCGCCTGATACCAGCAAGAAAACAGCGCCAGCAGCAGGCTCCGCTTCCAAGCAATTATTCCATGCCAAATTATTAATCCCCGGACTGCTTAATGTAATTTTGGCTGTGACCTATGGCGGTCTGCTCAGCTTTATCGCCTTGTTCGGGGAATCTGTTCATTTGGAGCAGGTCGGCCTGTTCTTTTTGTTCAATGCGATTGCAGTGATCATTATCCGGCCCGTTTCAGGCAAAATATTCGATCGTTTCGGACATCCTGCTGTTCTCATCCCTGCCGCGATCAGCGTTGTGTCTGCGCTAATGGTTCTATCCTACACAACAACGATGCCGATGCTGATTTTGTCCGCCCTGTTATATGGACTCGGCTTTGGGTCCATTCAGCCCACGCTGCAGGCATGGATGCTTCGTTCCGGCACGCCGCAGCAGTACGGCATGGCCAACAGCATGTTCTATAATACGACTGATCTGGGTATAGCGGTCGGAGCCTTGATTTTGGGTGTAGTTTCATCCATGTCCGATTATGCTTTCATGTACCGGATCTCGGCCGGATTCATGGTCCTGTTTCTGATACTTTATATAGTCGTTCGGCTGTTATCAGCCGTCAGATACAAATTCAAGCAAAGCGCCGGGCAAACAACATAA
- a CDS encoding MarR family transcriptional regulator, which translates to MTANENVLERSLGALMGITYRKMTNVLQARLKDYEITTEQWSVLFQVDQTEGLIQKEIAELAGKDKPTTTRILDHLEEKGLICRKMAENDRRSFQVHSTEKGASLIMETLPVEMQVNQEIKQCMTVEEHEMIMKLLLRINHHVSQLS; encoded by the coding sequence ATGACGGCAAATGAAAATGTGCTTGAACGATCGCTTGGTGCTTTGATGGGCATCACGTACCGCAAGATGACGAATGTCCTTCAGGCCCGCCTTAAGGATTATGAGATTACAACGGAGCAGTGGTCGGTGCTGTTCCAGGTCGATCAGACAGAGGGTTTGATCCAGAAGGAAATTGCTGAGTTGGCGGGTAAGGATAAGCCGACGACGACCCGGATTCTCGACCATTTGGAAGAAAAGGGGCTGATCTGCCGCAAGATGGCGGAGAACGACAGACGTTCCTTTCAAGTACACAGCACAGAGAAAGGCGCTTCGCTGATCATGGAGACCCTCCCGGTTGAAATGCAGGTAAACCAGGAAATCAAACAATGCATGACGGTTGAGGAGCATGAAATGATCATGAAGCTTCTTCTGCGGATTAATCATCATGTGAGCCAATTATCATAA
- a CDS encoding DUF3006 domain-containing protein, with protein MKGFIDRFEGDCVVIEIGGQTRDFNKSTVFSNAKAGDVVILMDGLWILDIKATKQRENEIKKLMEDVWED; from the coding sequence GTGAAGGGATTTATTGATCGTTTTGAAGGTGATTGTGTTGTCATAGAAATTGGAGGACAAACAAGAGATTTTAATAAAAGCACAGTTTTTTCAAATGCTAAAGCTGGTGATGTAGTAATCCTGATGGACGGTTTATGGATTTTAGATATAAAGGCAACTAAACAAAGAGAAAATGAGATTAAAAAGTTAATGGAAGATGTTTGGGAGGATTAA
- a CDS encoding excalibur calcium-binding domain-containing protein codes for MNDDLNAVIKLTHGSTSFLMMGDAETKSENDIIKSKENIKSDVLFLEHHGSNSSTTQTFLNAVNPKYAVIQVGKNSYGHPTNEILKRINDKKIKIYRNDKQGTIVFTTDGKKIITSQDEWKMDSATSKPIATQTPKSTPKPSEKPKQESVSYANCAAVREAGKSTLQKGDPGYSSKLDRDGDGVACE; via the coding sequence ATGAATGATGATTTAAACGCGGTAATTAAACTCACACACGGCAGTACATCCTTTTTGATGATGGGTGATGCTGAAACCAAGAGTGAGAATGACATAATTAAATCAAAAGAAAACATCAAATCCGATGTACTATTTTTAGAGCATCATGGTTCTAACTCATCCACAACTCAAACGTTTTTGAATGCTGTTAATCCTAAGTATGCAGTTATACAAGTAGGGAAAAACAGTTATGGTCATCCAACCAATGAGATTTTAAAACGAATCAATGATAAGAAGATCAAGATTTATCGAAATGATAAGCAAGGCACGATTGTTTTCACAACTGATGGTAAGAAAATAATAACATCTCAAGATGAATGGAAGATGGATTCAGCAACATCTAAACCAATAGCTACACAAACACCTAAATCAACACCGAAACCTTCAGAGAAACCGAAACAAGAATCTGTATCGTATGCAAACTGTGCGGCAGTCAGAGAAGCTGGAAAATCAACTTTACAAAAAGGTGACCCAGGTTACAGCTCTAAGCTTGATCGTGATGGAGATGGAGTCGCATGTGAATAA